Proteins from a single region of Mumia flava:
- a CDS encoding ParA family protein — MTSRTSPDGPRVLAVANQKGGVAKTTTVASLGAALAQRGRRVLLVDLDPQASLTFSLGVDPEDLDVAVGDVLLGEKDAGDAIVVAEEAVHLLPSTIDLARAEESLASRTGREHRLRAALQGVLDDYDWILLDCPPSLGVLTAAALTAATDLLIPLQCETLAHRGVGQLLDTVHDVRAYTNPDLTVLGVLPTSYDGRTRHARAVLEAITESYDLEVLEPPIPRSIRFAEAPAYGLSILQTATNHRGAQAYRDVADRLLA; from the coding sequence GTGACCTCTCGCACGTCACCGGACGGACCCCGCGTGCTCGCCGTCGCGAACCAGAAGGGCGGCGTCGCGAAGACGACCACGGTCGCCTCCCTCGGAGCGGCGCTCGCGCAGCGTGGCCGGCGTGTGCTGCTGGTCGACCTCGACCCGCAGGCGAGTCTCACGTTCTCCCTCGGCGTCGACCCGGAGGACCTCGACGTCGCGGTCGGGGACGTGCTGCTGGGCGAGAAGGACGCCGGTGACGCGATCGTGGTCGCCGAGGAGGCGGTCCACCTGCTGCCGTCGACGATCGACCTGGCCCGCGCGGAGGAGTCGCTCGCGTCCCGGACCGGCCGCGAGCACCGGCTTCGGGCCGCGCTGCAGGGCGTGCTCGACGACTACGACTGGATCCTGCTCGACTGCCCGCCGTCGCTCGGTGTGCTCACCGCCGCCGCCCTGACCGCGGCCACCGACCTGCTGATCCCGCTCCAGTGCGAGACCCTGGCGCACCGCGGCGTCGGTCAGCTGCTCGACACCGTCCACGACGTCCGCGCCTACACGAACCCGGACCTGACGGTGCTCGGCGTCCTCCCCACCTCGTACGACGGGCGCACGCGGCACGCGCGGGCGGTGCTGGAGGCGATCACCGAGAGCTACGACCTCGAGGTGCTCGAGCCGCCGATCCCGCGCTCGATCCGCTTCGCCGAGGCCCCGGCGTACGGGTTGTCGATCCTGCAGACCGCGACGAACCACCGCGGTGCGCAGGCGTACCGCGACGTCGCCGACCGCCTGCTGGCGTGA
- a CDS encoding ring-opening amidohydrolase, whose translation MPAAIEVRKVPIHSVADASELEKLIDDGVLEADRVIAIIGKTEGNGGVNDYTRIIADRAFREVLVAKGTRSDEEVKQVPIVWSGGTDGVISPHATIFATLPEGAAEPTDEPRLSVGFAMSEQLLPEDIGRTPMVEKVADAVKVAMERAGITDAADVHYVQTKTPLLTIDTIRDAKSRGNTVWTEDTLASMDLSNGTTALGIAVALGEIEMPTDADVMHDRTLYSSVASCSSGVELDRAQVVVVGNVRGIGGKYRIGHGVMDDALDSDGIWDAIRSAGLELPERPHTSDLDGRLVNVFLKCEASQDGMVRGRRNAMLDDSDVHWHRQIKAAVGGVTSAVTGDPAVFVSVSAAHQGPDGGGPVAAIIDAS comes from the coding sequence ATGCCGGCCGCGATCGAAGTACGCAAGGTCCCGATCCACTCCGTCGCCGACGCGAGCGAGCTCGAGAAGCTCATCGATGACGGCGTCCTCGAAGCCGACCGCGTGATCGCGATCATCGGCAAGACCGAGGGCAACGGCGGGGTCAACGACTACACCCGGATCATCGCCGACCGCGCCTTCCGCGAGGTCCTGGTGGCCAAGGGCACGCGCAGCGACGAGGAGGTCAAGCAGGTCCCGATCGTGTGGTCCGGCGGTACCGACGGCGTGATCAGCCCGCACGCGACGATCTTCGCGACGCTCCCCGAGGGCGCAGCAGAGCCGACGGACGAGCCGCGGCTGTCGGTCGGGTTCGCGATGAGCGAGCAGCTGCTGCCCGAGGACATCGGCCGCACGCCGATGGTCGAGAAGGTCGCGGACGCGGTCAAGGTCGCGATGGAGCGCGCCGGGATCACCGACGCGGCCGACGTGCACTACGTCCAGACGAAGACGCCGCTGCTCACGATCGACACGATCCGCGACGCGAAGTCGCGTGGCAACACGGTCTGGACCGAGGACACCCTCGCGTCGATGGATCTCTCGAACGGCACCACCGCGCTCGGCATCGCCGTCGCGCTGGGCGAGATCGAGATGCCGACCGACGCCGACGTGATGCACGACCGCACGCTCTACTCGTCGGTCGCGTCCTGCTCGTCGGGTGTCGAGCTCGACCGCGCGCAGGTCGTCGTGGTGGGCAACGTCCGCGGCATCGGCGGCAAGTACCGGATCGGTCACGGCGTCATGGACGACGCGCTCGACTCCGACGGCATCTGGGACGCGATCCGCTCCGCCGGTCTCGAGCTGCCCGAGCGCCCGCACACCTCGGACCTCGACGGCCGGCTGGTCAACGTGTTCCTCAAGTGCGAGGCGAGCCAGGACGGCATGGTCCGCGGGCGCCGCAACGCGATGCTCGACGACTCCGACGTGCACTGGCACCGCCAGATCAAGGCCGCGGTCGGCGGCGTCACCTCGGCGGTGACCGGCGACCCGGCGGTGTTCGTGTCGGTGTCGGCGGCGCACCAGGGTCCCGACGGCGGCGGCCCGGTCGCCGCGATCATCGACGCCAGCTGA
- a CDS encoding DUF4333 domain-containing protein, with amino-acid sequence MLRARVLLAVPVALVLLAGCGSAPMPEKAVEKKASVEVGKQIGLDPIVDCPGDLRSHEGATMQCTLKDPNGSDETFSMTVSVVSLENGVAHLDFALDDEPAG; translated from the coding sequence ATGCTCCGTGCCCGCGTCCTCCTCGCCGTGCCTGTGGCGCTGGTGCTGCTCGCGGGCTGCGGCAGCGCGCCGATGCCGGAGAAGGCGGTCGAGAAGAAGGCGTCGGTCGAGGTCGGCAAGCAGATCGGTCTGGACCCGATCGTGGACTGCCCCGGCGACCTGCGCTCGCACGAGGGCGCGACGATGCAGTGCACGCTCAAGGACCCGAACGGCAGCGACGAGACGTTCTCGATGACGGTGAGCGTCGTGAGCCTCGAGAACGGCGTCGCGCACCTGGACTTCGCGCTCGACGACGAGCCGGCGGGCTGA
- a CDS encoding hydantoinase B/oxoprolinase family protein yields MSETTAGTTIAPGTPPETGSRRAPTEFPFGTLTDDAGRSADPVLVEIVQGSLASVEQEVETAIARTSRSPMIRDAHDFRAGIHDRLLRKLTGRSYSALVHPVARDFPLDEMKPGDVFFHNDVYASEGGIGHLPDLCVTVPVFHDDGSGPRVVAFVQAFGHHDDIGGAVPGSMPSHATSVYEEGLMVPPIKLWDAGVPNRSALAIMTRNSRMPESLAADLDAECSACLMGARRLGELFDRYGLETVEACFDAIIDRTTETYRREILAKIPVGTWVWEDYAEHDGVDDPMLHTQRITLTRTPTDDPEGERLVLDFAGTSAQAKGPINHCGDYSDGVFLKKWLAPILRNLADTPERMAELDVNEGVVPLIEMRFPEKGTLLTPEFPAPTNARTFVILRLLGVLAGVLAKAVDGEMPADQETIRYTGVYGTDLQGRSYLMREVLGGGSGGRSYADGEDTIHVVPDSRNLPTEFTESRFPFVVESLRLARDSGGPGKFRGGLGYEKHIRMLVDAHFMSIADRSILACWGVKGGKAGRPFEVVIDAGGPNEREVDALADDEPVKAGETIRIRTTGGGGWGDPRERDPELVVRDVVWDKVSFDGARDDYGVVLTGSVAGGDLAYDAEATRELRASMAPGADEAFFDRGPGYARLADGAAAAGVDWR; encoded by the coding sequence ATGAGCGAGACCACCGCTGGCACCACCATCGCCCCCGGCACGCCGCCGGAGACCGGGTCGCGCCGCGCCCCGACCGAGTTCCCGTTCGGCACGCTGACCGACGACGCCGGTCGCAGCGCCGACCCGGTGCTGGTCGAGATCGTCCAGGGGAGCCTCGCGTCGGTCGAGCAGGAGGTCGAGACCGCGATCGCGCGGACCTCGCGCTCGCCGATGATCCGCGACGCGCACGACTTCCGCGCCGGGATCCACGACCGCCTGCTGCGCAAGCTGACCGGGCGCTCGTACTCCGCGCTCGTGCACCCCGTCGCCCGGGACTTCCCGCTCGACGAGATGAAGCCGGGCGACGTGTTCTTCCACAACGACGTGTACGCGTCGGAGGGCGGCATCGGCCACCTGCCCGACCTGTGCGTCACCGTGCCCGTCTTCCACGACGACGGCTCCGGCCCGCGTGTGGTTGCGTTCGTGCAGGCGTTCGGGCATCACGACGACATCGGCGGCGCCGTGCCGGGCTCGATGCCGAGCCACGCGACGAGCGTGTACGAGGAGGGGCTGATGGTGCCCCCGATCAAGCTGTGGGACGCCGGCGTACCGAACCGCTCGGCGCTCGCGATCATGACCCGCAACTCACGGATGCCCGAGTCGCTCGCCGCGGACCTCGACGCCGAGTGCTCCGCCTGCCTGATGGGGGCTCGGCGGCTCGGCGAGCTCTTCGACCGGTACGGGCTGGAGACCGTCGAGGCGTGCTTCGACGCGATCATCGACCGCACCACCGAGACGTACCGGCGCGAGATCCTCGCGAAGATCCCGGTCGGCACCTGGGTGTGGGAGGACTACGCCGAGCACGACGGCGTCGACGACCCGATGCTGCACACGCAGCGGATCACGCTGACCCGCACACCGACCGACGATCCGGAGGGCGAGCGGCTCGTGCTCGACTTCGCGGGCACGTCGGCGCAGGCCAAGGGGCCGATCAACCACTGCGGCGACTACTCCGACGGCGTGTTCCTGAAGAAGTGGCTCGCGCCGATCCTGCGCAACCTCGCCGACACCCCGGAGCGGATGGCCGAGCTGGACGTCAACGAGGGCGTCGTGCCGCTGATCGAGATGCGCTTCCCGGAGAAGGGGACGCTGCTCACGCCCGAGTTCCCCGCACCCACGAACGCCCGTACGTTCGTGATCCTGCGGCTCCTCGGCGTCCTCGCCGGCGTGCTGGCGAAGGCGGTCGACGGCGAGATGCCGGCCGACCAGGAGACGATCCGCTACACCGGCGTGTACGGGACGGACCTGCAGGGCCGCTCGTACCTCATGCGCGAGGTCCTCGGCGGCGGCTCCGGCGGGCGCTCGTACGCCGACGGCGAGGACACGATCCACGTCGTGCCGGACTCGCGGAACCTGCCGACGGAGTTCACCGAGTCGCGCTTCCCGTTCGTGGTGGAGAGCCTGCGGTTGGCGCGTGACTCGGGCGGGCCGGGGAAGTTTCGGGGCGGCCTCGGGTACGAGAAGCACATCCGGATGCTCGTCGACGCGCACTTCATGTCGATCGCCGACCGCTCGATCCTGGCGTGCTGGGGCGTCAAGGGCGGCAAGGCCGGGCGGCCGTTCGAGGTCGTCATCGATGCGGGTGGTCCGAACGAGCGCGAGGTCGACGCCCTCGCCGACGACGAGCCGGTGAAGGCAGGCGAGACGATCCGGATCCGTACGACCGGCGGAGGCGGCTGGGGTGACCCGCGCGAGCGTGATCCCGAGCTCGTCGTCCGCGACGTGGTCTGGGACAAGGTGTCGTTCGACGGCGCCCGCGACGACTACGGCGTGGTGCTGACCGGCAGCGTCGCCGGCGGCGACCTCGCGTACGACGCGGAGGCGACTCGCGAGCTCCGCGCCTCGATGGCACCGGGTGCCGACGAGGCGTTCTTCGATCGCGGGCCCGGGTACGCCCGGCTCGCGGACGGCGCCGCGGCAGCGGGGGTGGACTGGCGGTGA
- a CDS encoding alpha/beta fold hydrolase — protein sequence MSTPRTLETPAGVTARTVPTDRGAFALHEAAVPDGVTHRGHLLLIPGFTGSKEDFTPILPLLAAAGWHTCAYDQRGQFETPGDGAAYGLDDFAEDALALREALWPYGPSAVVGHSFGGLVAQRAVLLDASAWLGLTLLCSGPGGFTLPGVAEHAVDLEARPKELRLFLQAVPVVGLKAVFDVQNADSTEPAEILAFLERRFLASDASSLCAIAEHLLDAEDRIDALAATGVPVAVVRGADDDAWPHASQDAMAARLRTTVVVVPDAAHSPAVENPAATVAALLG from the coding sequence GTGAGCACGCCGCGGACGCTGGAGACCCCCGCCGGCGTGACCGCGCGTACGGTCCCGACCGACCGCGGCGCCTTCGCGTTGCACGAGGCGGCGGTGCCCGACGGCGTCACGCACCGCGGTCATCTCCTGCTGATCCCCGGGTTCACGGGCAGCAAGGAGGACTTCACGCCGATCCTGCCGCTGCTCGCGGCCGCGGGCTGGCACACCTGCGCGTACGACCAGCGCGGGCAGTTCGAGACGCCCGGCGACGGCGCCGCGTACGGGCTCGACGACTTCGCCGAGGACGCGCTCGCGCTTCGCGAGGCGCTGTGGCCGTACGGGCCCTCCGCGGTGGTCGGGCACTCGTTCGGCGGCCTGGTCGCGCAGCGCGCGGTGCTCCTGGACGCGTCGGCGTGGCTGGGCCTGACGCTGCTGTGCAGCGGGCCGGGCGGGTTCACCCTGCCGGGCGTGGCCGAGCACGCGGTGGATCTGGAGGCGAGGCCGAAGGAGCTGCGGCTGTTCCTCCAGGCGGTGCCGGTCGTCGGCCTGAAGGCGGTGTTCGACGTGCAGAACGCCGACAGCACCGAGCCCGCCGAGATCCTCGCCTTCCTCGAGCGGCGGTTCCTGGCGAGCGACGCCTCTTCGCTGTGCGCGATCGCCGAGCACCTGCTGGACGCCGAGGATCGCATCGATGCGCTCGCGGCGACCGGGGTGCCGGTCGCGGTCGTCCGCGGAGCCGACGACGACGCATGGCCGCACGCGTCGCAGGACGCGATGGCCGCGCGGCTGCGTACGACCGTCGTCGTGGTCCCGGACGCCGCGCACTCCCCCGCCGTCGAGAACCCTGCGGCCACGGTGGCGGCGCTGCTCGGCTGA
- a CDS encoding NmrA family NAD(P)-binding protein encodes MSRSVAVVGGTGKTGAAVRDGLERWGAAARPLGRRELADPAAAFDGCDAVYLIAPNLLADEPAYVTGMLDAMRTAGVERVVYHSVASPYAPSMPHHVGKAVSEDLVRRSGLVWTILQPCAYVQNLIPPLLAGDSLVVPYDVDRPFGLVDLADVGEAAAVVLSDSGHEGATYELGGPGLVSVADVAQAASRVLGRTVEARRLDPRRWARDAGAALEKRERDWLRAMFAYYDAYGLPTGSQPLHALLGRRPTSVEDALRRDLP; translated from the coding sequence GTGAGCCGGTCCGTCGCGGTGGTCGGCGGCACCGGCAAGACCGGTGCCGCCGTCCGCGACGGCCTCGAGCGCTGGGGTGCCGCCGCCCGACCGCTGGGGCGGCGCGAGCTGGCCGACCCGGCCGCCGCGTTCGACGGGTGCGACGCCGTGTACCTGATCGCCCCGAACCTCCTCGCCGACGAGCCCGCGTACGTGACCGGGATGCTCGACGCGATGCGTACGGCCGGGGTCGAGCGGGTCGTGTACCACTCGGTCGCGTCGCCGTACGCCCCGTCGATGCCGCACCACGTGGGCAAGGCGGTCAGCGAGGACCTGGTCCGGCGCAGCGGCCTGGTCTGGACGATCCTGCAGCCCTGCGCGTACGTCCAGAACCTGATCCCACCGCTGCTCGCCGGCGACTCGTTGGTGGTGCCGTACGACGTGGACCGGCCGTTCGGGCTGGTCGACCTCGCCGACGTGGGGGAGGCGGCCGCGGTGGTGCTGTCCGACTCCGGGCACGAGGGCGCGACGTACGAGCTGGGCGGGCCGGGACTGGTGAGCGTCGCCGACGTGGCGCAGGCGGCGTCGCGGGTGCTGGGCCGGACCGTGGAGGCGCGGCGGCTGGACCCGCGGCGCTGGGCGCGCGACGCCGGGGCCGCGCTCGAGAAGCGGGAGCGGGACTGGCTGCGGGCGATGTTCGCGTACTACGACGCGTACGGCCTCCCGACCGGCTCGCAGCCGCTGCACGCGCTGCTCGGGCGGCGCCCGACCTCCGTCGAGGACGCCCTCCGCCGCGACCTCCCCTGA
- a CDS encoding hydantoinase/oxoprolinase family protein, producing MTQRRFRIGIDTGGTFTDVVAFDEQTGELVTTKTPSTPSDPAEGFLAGIDKVLGQAGLPAGSGDAITAVSHGTTVATNQLLEGKVERLGFITNAGYEAVLEIARQSVPDGYGNSYFWVKPDRIVSREHVLGVEGRLDWTGEEIRPFDVEGARTVARWFRDAGIDTIGVCFLHAYANDAHEEAMRAVIAEEHPDAIVSISSQVLREYREYERSMTTLVDAAVKPKVSAYVRRIADRLATYTHGTDAAGATRGTVPFYVMKSNGGVLSADEVVHQPITTVLSGPAAGALGAALIAKVAGFDRVLTCDGGGTSTDVSVVIDGEPTLTTEGSVGVFPSKIPMIDVVTVGAGGGSIAWLSPEGTLKVGPASAGADPGPLCYAKGGTDVTITDAHVVLGRIPPHLLGGEIGLDVEAARTGLTDLSAKLGISLEQAATGVLEISAWNQANALRQITVKRGLDVRDFALTTFGGSGSLLLCRLMDVLDIPTVLVPPNPGNVSAFGLLTVDVKNDYVQTAVRLADELDADEVAGIVDRLTAQAAEALAAEGFGAGEQRFARTADLRYFGQAFEVRVPMPDGSLDDAALASVADAFHAEHRALYGYDFAGDPSQQVEWVNLRVSGIGPIQRPEIRRHEVVDEPGSPEPRTSRPVCFDAETGYVDTPIYDRAALRPGQRVFGPAVIEEFGSTIPLHPGFVARIDPYANVVVTREENAR from the coding sequence ATGACGCAGCGGCGCTTCCGCATCGGCATCGACACCGGCGGCACGTTCACCGACGTCGTCGCCTTCGACGAGCAGACCGGTGAGCTCGTCACGACCAAGACCCCGTCGACCCCGTCCGATCCTGCCGAGGGCTTCCTCGCCGGGATCGACAAGGTGCTCGGTCAGGCCGGGCTCCCGGCCGGGTCCGGCGACGCGATCACCGCCGTCTCGCACGGCACGACCGTCGCGACCAACCAGCTCCTCGAGGGCAAGGTGGAGCGGCTCGGCTTCATCACCAACGCCGGGTACGAGGCGGTGCTCGAGATCGCTCGGCAGTCCGTGCCGGACGGGTACGGCAACTCGTACTTCTGGGTGAAGCCGGACCGGATCGTGTCGCGCGAGCACGTCCTGGGCGTCGAGGGGCGACTCGACTGGACCGGGGAGGAGATCCGCCCGTTCGACGTCGAAGGGGCCCGTACGGTCGCGCGCTGGTTCCGTGACGCCGGGATCGACACGATCGGCGTCTGCTTCCTGCACGCCTACGCCAACGACGCGCACGAGGAGGCGATGCGCGCGGTGATCGCGGAGGAGCACCCGGACGCGATCGTCTCGATCTCCTCGCAGGTGCTGCGCGAGTACCGCGAGTACGAGCGCTCGATGACGACGCTGGTCGACGCCGCGGTGAAGCCGAAGGTCTCGGCGTACGTCCGCCGGATCGCCGACCGGCTCGCCACGTACACCCACGGGACGGACGCTGCCGGCGCGACCCGCGGAACGGTGCCGTTCTACGTGATGAAGTCCAACGGCGGCGTGCTCAGCGCCGACGAGGTGGTCCACCAGCCGATCACCACCGTGCTGTCCGGTCCGGCCGCCGGTGCGCTCGGCGCCGCGCTGATCGCGAAGGTCGCGGGCTTCGACCGCGTCCTGACCTGCGACGGCGGCGGCACGTCGACCGACGTCTCGGTCGTGATCGACGGTGAGCCGACGCTGACCACCGAGGGCAGCGTCGGGGTGTTCCCGAGCAAGATCCCGATGATCGACGTCGTCACGGTCGGCGCCGGCGGCGGTTCGATCGCGTGGCTCTCGCCCGAGGGCACCCTCAAGGTCGGACCGGCCTCGGCCGGCGCCGATCCGGGCCCGCTCTGCTACGCGAAGGGCGGCACGGACGTCACGATCACCGACGCGCACGTCGTCCTCGGCCGGATCCCCCCGCACCTGCTCGGGGGCGAGATCGGGCTCGACGTCGAGGCCGCCCGTACGGGGCTGACCGACCTCTCCGCGAAGCTCGGCATCAGCCTGGAGCAGGCCGCGACCGGCGTGCTCGAGATCTCCGCCTGGAACCAGGCGAACGCGCTGCGCCAGATCACCGTCAAGCGCGGCCTGGACGTCCGTGACTTCGCGCTGACGACGTTCGGCGGCTCGGGCTCGCTGCTGCTGTGCCGCCTGATGGACGTGCTCGACATCCCGACCGTCCTGGTCCCGCCCAACCCGGGCAACGTCTCCGCGTTCGGCCTGCTCACGGTCGACGTGAAGAACGACTACGTCCAGACCGCGGTCCGGCTGGCCGACGAGCTCGACGCCGACGAGGTGGCCGGGATCGTGGACCGGCTTACCGCGCAGGCCGCCGAGGCGCTGGCGGCGGAGGGCTTCGGTGCCGGCGAGCAGCGTTTCGCCCGCACCGCGGACCTGCGCTACTTCGGCCAGGCGTTCGAGGTGCGGGTGCCGATGCCGGACGGGTCGCTCGACGACGCCGCGCTCGCGTCCGTCGCCGACGCGTTCCACGCCGAGCACCGCGCGCTGTACGGGTACGACTTCGCCGGCGACCCGTCGCAGCAGGTCGAGTGGGTCAACCTGCGGGTGTCCGGGATCGGGCCGATCCAGCGACCCGAGATCCGTCGCCACGAGGTGGTCGACGAGCCCGGCTCGCCCGAGCCGCGGACCAGCCGGCCGGTGTGCTTCGACGCCGAGACCGGCTACGTCGACACCCCGATCTACGACCGCGCCGCGCTGCGCCCGGGCCAGCGGGTCTTCGGCCCCGCGGTGATCGAGGAGTTCGGCTCCACGATCCCGCTGCACCCCGGGTTCGTCGCCCGAATCGACCCGTACGCCAACGTCGTCGTGACGCGAGAGGAGAACGCCCGATGA
- a CDS encoding carbamate kinase, translating into MRVVIALGGNAMTSPDGSARPADQRAAVVVAMRAVADLVEAGHEVVLTHGNGPQVGNLLLKNELAADVVPPVPLDWCVAQTQATIGALMMNALDDELRRRGREPLTAAIVSRTVVDRDDPGFLRPSKPIGRYASAADAEAMRAHGQHWVEVSDSRWRRVVPSPEPRQILEAATIHTLVSGGHTVVCAGGGGIPTVRDGDAYVGVEAVIDKDLTASLLAVQTEADLLVIATDVEAAVVGFGTPQARPLGEVTVKEVRDLAADGAFGAGSMGPKVEAVARFAEHRGRTGVITSLAHIESAVLSDVGTRVVPDPH; encoded by the coding sequence ATGCGAGTCGTGATCGCCCTCGGTGGCAACGCCATGACCTCGCCCGACGGATCGGCCCGACCGGCCGACCAGCGGGCGGCCGTCGTCGTCGCGATGCGCGCGGTCGCGGATCTGGTCGAGGCCGGACACGAGGTGGTCCTGACCCACGGCAACGGTCCCCAGGTCGGCAACCTGCTGCTCAAGAACGAGCTCGCCGCCGACGTCGTCCCGCCTGTCCCGCTGGACTGGTGCGTCGCGCAGACGCAGGCCACGATCGGGGCGCTCATGATGAACGCCCTGGACGACGAGCTGCGCCGGCGCGGGCGCGAGCCGCTCACCGCCGCGATCGTGTCGCGCACCGTCGTCGACCGCGACGACCCGGGGTTCCTGCGCCCGTCCAAGCCGATCGGGCGGTACGCGTCCGCGGCCGACGCCGAGGCGATGCGCGCCCACGGCCAGCACTGGGTCGAGGTCTCCGACTCCCGCTGGCGTCGCGTGGTCCCGTCGCCGGAGCCCCGCCAGATCCTCGAGGCCGCCACGATCCACACGCTGGTCTCCGGCGGTCACACCGTCGTCTGCGCCGGCGGCGGCGGGATCCCGACCGTGCGCGACGGCGATGCGTACGTCGGGGTCGAGGCCGTCATCGACAAGGACCTGACGGCGTCCCTGCTCGCCGTGCAGACCGAGGCCGACCTGCTCGTGATCGCCACCGACGTCGAGGCGGCCGTCGTCGGCTTCGGCACGCCCCAGGCGCGCCCGCTGGGCGAGGTCACGGTCAAGGAGGTACGGGACCTCGCGGCCGACGGTGCGTTCGGGGCGGGCTCGATGGGCCCGAAGGTCGAGGCGGTCGCGCGGTTCGCCGAGCACAGAGGACGCACCGGTGTCATCACGTCGCTCGCGCACATCGAGTCCGCCGTCCTCTCCGACGTCGGCACCCGCGTCGTCCCCGACCCGCACTGA
- a CDS encoding SDR family NAD(P)-dependent oxidoreductase — MPLALVTGATSGLGLEFARQLAARGHDLVLVARNAERLSSIATDLRAGGRSVKIVAADLSTTDGIARVAAAVRTYEIDVLVNNAGSSIGKFFGDTDIEAENAQLTLMVQAPMDLMAAALDVMRPRGSGRILNVASVAAFTPRGTYSAHKAWIVNLSRWMNIRYSAEGVTTTAMCPGFVRTEFHQRMGVDPSDVPGWMWTTVEENVREALADLGKGKPLSIPTAKYKVLATVAQYAPAKLVAAMAKRGRKVAE; from the coding sequence ATGCCACTCGCACTCGTGACCGGAGCCACGTCGGGACTCGGCCTGGAGTTCGCCCGCCAGCTCGCCGCGCGCGGGCACGATCTCGTCCTGGTCGCCCGCAACGCCGAACGCCTCTCCTCGATCGCGACCGACCTGCGTGCCGGCGGTCGCAGCGTCAAGATCGTCGCCGCCGACCTGTCGACGACCGACGGGATCGCCCGCGTCGCGGCGGCGGTCCGGACGTACGAGATCGACGTGCTCGTCAACAACGCGGGCTCCTCGATCGGGAAGTTCTTCGGCGACACCGACATCGAGGCGGAGAACGCCCAGCTCACCCTGATGGTGCAGGCGCCGATGGACCTGATGGCGGCGGCTCTGGACGTGATGCGCCCGCGCGGATCCGGTCGGATCCTCAACGTCGCGAGCGTCGCCGCGTTCACGCCGCGCGGCACGTACTCCGCACACAAGGCGTGGATCGTGAACCTCAGCCGGTGGATGAACATCCGCTACTCCGCCGAGGGCGTCACCACCACGGCGATGTGCCCGGGCTTCGTGCGGACCGAGTTCCACCAGCGGATGGGAGTCGACCCGAGCGACGTGCCGGGCTGGATGTGGACGACGGTCGAGGAGAACGTCCGCGAGGCCCTCGCGGACCTCGGCAAGGGCAAGCCGCTGTCGATCCCGACGGCGAAGTACAAGGTGCTCGCGACCGTCGCCCAGTACGCCCCCGCGAAGCTCGTCGCGGCGATGGCGAAGCGTGGGCGGAAGGTCGCCGAGTGA